The following proteins are encoded in a genomic region of Oncorhynchus kisutch isolate 150728-3 linkage group LG4, Okis_V2, whole genome shotgun sequence:
- the LOC109889997 gene encoding monocarboxylate transporter 9 isoform X1: MPNSPPSRCGLCDGTTWSEQDEKVALCFKQMTSLVDQTRAASTSRRTLPVDSMSLPSSKNVLDGGWGWVIVVACFVAQFLAYGSPQSVGVLYPEWLHAFQEGKGMTAWVGSLVSGVGLIASPVCSACVDNFGARPVTIFSGVMVAGGLMLSAFAPNVQFLIFSYGIVVGLGCGLVYAATLTITCQYFDKRRGLALGIVTTGTSVGGFLYATAQNELILLFDLDGCLLIIGALALNLMACAGFMRPLNMPAYYLKQKAALERTEEQLFENPPADDFKTTPGTGERTLTVKGLLIIIDAKDITITTTSKKGGFMAGSAIVKIIKEKRQAYSKYMHSTADFLQDRNFMALCIAIFLFSLGAFPPVLFMEDVAMSEGLIDEVSIIPLVSIVAVTAGMGKLTLGILADVRWINSLFLYAFTLLGTGAALLLIPISKSYVGLQILSAVVGFFSGNWSLTSYITTKIVGLDKLTQAHGILMFFGGFGIVLGPPVVGCFFDWTQSYDLAFYFSGGSVLLGGVTLFLCALPHWDKKKADIDRFDIQYTSNCDKVASVA; this comes from the exons ATGCCAAACTCCCCGCCTTCAAGGTGTGGTCTTTGTGATGGCACAACATGGTCAGAGCAGGATGAGAAGGTTGCACTCTGTTTTAAACAGATGACCTCCCTGGTAGACCAGACAAGAGCAGCATCAACATCAAGAC GAACCCTCCCTGTTGACAGCATGAGTCTTCCGAGCTCAAAGAATGTGCTGGATGGAGGTTGGGGATGGGTCATTGTTGTGGCCTGCTTCGTGGCCCAGTTCCTGGCCTACGGCTCCCCCCAGTCCGTGGGCGTCCTGTACCCGGAGTGGCTCCACGCCTTCCAGGAGGGGAAAGGCATGACAGCCTGGGTTGGCTCCCTGGTCTCTGGAGTGGGACTCATAGCCA GTCCGGTCTGCAGTGCCTGTGTGGATAACTTTGGGGCGCGCCCTGTGACCATCTTCAGTGGGGTCATGGTGGCAGGGGGCCTGATGCTCAGTGCCTTCGCCCCTAACGTCCAGTTCCTCATCTTCTCTTACGGGATCGTCGTCG GTCTTGGCTGCGGTCTTGTCTATGCTGCCACATTGACCATCACCTGTCAGTACTTTGACAAGAGACGTGGCCTCGCCCTCGGCATAGTCACCACAG GCACAAGTGTGGGAGGGTTCCTCTATGCCACAGCTCAGAATGAACTGATTCTTCTCTTTGATCTGGATGGCTGCCTGCTGATCATCGGGGCCTTGGCCCTCAACCTCATGGCCTGTGCTGGCTTCATGAGGCCTCTGAACATGCCTGCCTACTACCTCAAACAAAAGGCTGCTCTGGAGCGCACAGAGGAGCAGCTCTTTGAGAACCCGCCTGCTGACGACTTCAAGACTACACCAGGCACCGGCGAGAGAACCTTGACGGTCAAGGGTCTCCTGATCATCATTGACGCCAAAGacatcaccatcaccacaacTAGTAAAAAAGGGGGCTTCATGGCAGGTTCAGCCATTGTGAAAATTATCAAGGAGAAGCGTCAGGCCTACTCAAAGTACATGCACTCCACAGCTGACTTCCTGCAAGACAGAAACTTCATGGCCCTCTGCATCGCCATCTTCCTGTTTAGCCTGGGAGCCTTCCCTCCAGTCCTCTTCATGGAGGACGTGGCCATGAGTGAGGGCCTCATCGACGAGGTCAGCATCATCCCCCTGGTCTCCATTGTAGCAGTCACTGCCGGCATGGGCAAGCTGACCCTGGGCATACTAGCAGACGTGAGGTGGATCAACAGTCTGTTCCTGTACGCCTTCACCCTGCTGGGGACTGGGGCGGCCCTTCTCCTCATCCCTATCTCCAAGAGCTATGTAggcctgcagatcctctcagctGTGGTGGGCTTCTTCTCTGGGAACTGGTCCCTAACATCATACATCACCACCAAGATCGTGGGGCTGGACAAACTGACCCAGGCCCATGGGATCCTCATGTTCTTCGGTGGATTCGGGATCGTGCTCGGGCCCCCTGTTGTTG GGTGTTTTTTTGACTGGACCCAGTCCTATGACCTGGCCTTTTACTTCAGTGGAGGCTCTGTGCTCCTGGGTGGGGTCACACTCTTTCTCTGTGCTCTGCCCCATTGGGACAAAAAGAAGGCTGATATCGACAGGTTCGACATTCAGTACACCAGCAACTGTGACAAAGTTGCCTCTGTAGCCTGA
- the LOC109889997 gene encoding monocarboxylate transporter 9 isoform X2 produces MTSLVDQTRAASTSRRTLPVDSMSLPSSKNVLDGGWGWVIVVACFVAQFLAYGSPQSVGVLYPEWLHAFQEGKGMTAWVGSLVSGVGLIASPVCSACVDNFGARPVTIFSGVMVAGGLMLSAFAPNVQFLIFSYGIVVGLGCGLVYAATLTITCQYFDKRRGLALGIVTTGTSVGGFLYATAQNELILLFDLDGCLLIIGALALNLMACAGFMRPLNMPAYYLKQKAALERTEEQLFENPPADDFKTTPGTGERTLTVKGLLIIIDAKDITITTTSKKGGFMAGSAIVKIIKEKRQAYSKYMHSTADFLQDRNFMALCIAIFLFSLGAFPPVLFMEDVAMSEGLIDEVSIIPLVSIVAVTAGMGKLTLGILADVRWINSLFLYAFTLLGTGAALLLIPISKSYVGLQILSAVVGFFSGNWSLTSYITTKIVGLDKLTQAHGILMFFGGFGIVLGPPVVGCFFDWTQSYDLAFYFSGGSVLLGGVTLFLCALPHWDKKKADIDRFDIQYTSNCDKVASVA; encoded by the exons ATGACCTCCCTGGTAGACCAGACAAGAGCAGCATCAACATCAAGAC GAACCCTCCCTGTTGACAGCATGAGTCTTCCGAGCTCAAAGAATGTGCTGGATGGAGGTTGGGGATGGGTCATTGTTGTGGCCTGCTTCGTGGCCCAGTTCCTGGCCTACGGCTCCCCCCAGTCCGTGGGCGTCCTGTACCCGGAGTGGCTCCACGCCTTCCAGGAGGGGAAAGGCATGACAGCCTGGGTTGGCTCCCTGGTCTCTGGAGTGGGACTCATAGCCA GTCCGGTCTGCAGTGCCTGTGTGGATAACTTTGGGGCGCGCCCTGTGACCATCTTCAGTGGGGTCATGGTGGCAGGGGGCCTGATGCTCAGTGCCTTCGCCCCTAACGTCCAGTTCCTCATCTTCTCTTACGGGATCGTCGTCG GTCTTGGCTGCGGTCTTGTCTATGCTGCCACATTGACCATCACCTGTCAGTACTTTGACAAGAGACGTGGCCTCGCCCTCGGCATAGTCACCACAG GCACAAGTGTGGGAGGGTTCCTCTATGCCACAGCTCAGAATGAACTGATTCTTCTCTTTGATCTGGATGGCTGCCTGCTGATCATCGGGGCCTTGGCCCTCAACCTCATGGCCTGTGCTGGCTTCATGAGGCCTCTGAACATGCCTGCCTACTACCTCAAACAAAAGGCTGCTCTGGAGCGCACAGAGGAGCAGCTCTTTGAGAACCCGCCTGCTGACGACTTCAAGACTACACCAGGCACCGGCGAGAGAACCTTGACGGTCAAGGGTCTCCTGATCATCATTGACGCCAAAGacatcaccatcaccacaacTAGTAAAAAAGGGGGCTTCATGGCAGGTTCAGCCATTGTGAAAATTATCAAGGAGAAGCGTCAGGCCTACTCAAAGTACATGCACTCCACAGCTGACTTCCTGCAAGACAGAAACTTCATGGCCCTCTGCATCGCCATCTTCCTGTTTAGCCTGGGAGCCTTCCCTCCAGTCCTCTTCATGGAGGACGTGGCCATGAGTGAGGGCCTCATCGACGAGGTCAGCATCATCCCCCTGGTCTCCATTGTAGCAGTCACTGCCGGCATGGGCAAGCTGACCCTGGGCATACTAGCAGACGTGAGGTGGATCAACAGTCTGTTCCTGTACGCCTTCACCCTGCTGGGGACTGGGGCGGCCCTTCTCCTCATCCCTATCTCCAAGAGCTATGTAggcctgcagatcctctcagctGTGGTGGGCTTCTTCTCTGGGAACTGGTCCCTAACATCATACATCACCACCAAGATCGTGGGGCTGGACAAACTGACCCAGGCCCATGGGATCCTCATGTTCTTCGGTGGATTCGGGATCGTGCTCGGGCCCCCTGTTGTTG GGTGTTTTTTTGACTGGACCCAGTCCTATGACCTGGCCTTTTACTTCAGTGGAGGCTCTGTGCTCCTGGGTGGGGTCACACTCTTTCTCTGTGCTCTGCCCCATTGGGACAAAAAGAAGGCTGATATCGACAGGTTCGACATTCAGTACACCAGCAACTGTGACAAAGTTGCCTCTGTAGCCTGA
- the LOC109889997 gene encoding monocarboxylate transporter 9 isoform X3: protein MSLPSSKNVLDGGWGWVIVVACFVAQFLAYGSPQSVGVLYPEWLHAFQEGKGMTAWVGSLVSGVGLIASPVCSACVDNFGARPVTIFSGVMVAGGLMLSAFAPNVQFLIFSYGIVVGLGCGLVYAATLTITCQYFDKRRGLALGIVTTGTSVGGFLYATAQNELILLFDLDGCLLIIGALALNLMACAGFMRPLNMPAYYLKQKAALERTEEQLFENPPADDFKTTPGTGERTLTVKGLLIIIDAKDITITTTSKKGGFMAGSAIVKIIKEKRQAYSKYMHSTADFLQDRNFMALCIAIFLFSLGAFPPVLFMEDVAMSEGLIDEVSIIPLVSIVAVTAGMGKLTLGILADVRWINSLFLYAFTLLGTGAALLLIPISKSYVGLQILSAVVGFFSGNWSLTSYITTKIVGLDKLTQAHGILMFFGGFGIVLGPPVVGCFFDWTQSYDLAFYFSGGSVLLGGVTLFLCALPHWDKKKADIDRFDIQYTSNCDKVASVA from the exons ATGAGTCTTCCGAGCTCAAAGAATGTGCTGGATGGAGGTTGGGGATGGGTCATTGTTGTGGCCTGCTTCGTGGCCCAGTTCCTGGCCTACGGCTCCCCCCAGTCCGTGGGCGTCCTGTACCCGGAGTGGCTCCACGCCTTCCAGGAGGGGAAAGGCATGACAGCCTGGGTTGGCTCCCTGGTCTCTGGAGTGGGACTCATAGCCA GTCCGGTCTGCAGTGCCTGTGTGGATAACTTTGGGGCGCGCCCTGTGACCATCTTCAGTGGGGTCATGGTGGCAGGGGGCCTGATGCTCAGTGCCTTCGCCCCTAACGTCCAGTTCCTCATCTTCTCTTACGGGATCGTCGTCG GTCTTGGCTGCGGTCTTGTCTATGCTGCCACATTGACCATCACCTGTCAGTACTTTGACAAGAGACGTGGCCTCGCCCTCGGCATAGTCACCACAG GCACAAGTGTGGGAGGGTTCCTCTATGCCACAGCTCAGAATGAACTGATTCTTCTCTTTGATCTGGATGGCTGCCTGCTGATCATCGGGGCCTTGGCCCTCAACCTCATGGCCTGTGCTGGCTTCATGAGGCCTCTGAACATGCCTGCCTACTACCTCAAACAAAAGGCTGCTCTGGAGCGCACAGAGGAGCAGCTCTTTGAGAACCCGCCTGCTGACGACTTCAAGACTACACCAGGCACCGGCGAGAGAACCTTGACGGTCAAGGGTCTCCTGATCATCATTGACGCCAAAGacatcaccatcaccacaacTAGTAAAAAAGGGGGCTTCATGGCAGGTTCAGCCATTGTGAAAATTATCAAGGAGAAGCGTCAGGCCTACTCAAAGTACATGCACTCCACAGCTGACTTCCTGCAAGACAGAAACTTCATGGCCCTCTGCATCGCCATCTTCCTGTTTAGCCTGGGAGCCTTCCCTCCAGTCCTCTTCATGGAGGACGTGGCCATGAGTGAGGGCCTCATCGACGAGGTCAGCATCATCCCCCTGGTCTCCATTGTAGCAGTCACTGCCGGCATGGGCAAGCTGACCCTGGGCATACTAGCAGACGTGAGGTGGATCAACAGTCTGTTCCTGTACGCCTTCACCCTGCTGGGGACTGGGGCGGCCCTTCTCCTCATCCCTATCTCCAAGAGCTATGTAggcctgcagatcctctcagctGTGGTGGGCTTCTTCTCTGGGAACTGGTCCCTAACATCATACATCACCACCAAGATCGTGGGGCTGGACAAACTGACCCAGGCCCATGGGATCCTCATGTTCTTCGGTGGATTCGGGATCGTGCTCGGGCCCCCTGTTGTTG GGTGTTTTTTTGACTGGACCCAGTCCTATGACCTGGCCTTTTACTTCAGTGGAGGCTCTGTGCTCCTGGGTGGGGTCACACTCTTTCTCTGTGCTCTGCCCCATTGGGACAAAAAGAAGGCTGATATCGACAGGTTCGACATTCAGTACACCAGCAACTGTGACAAAGTTGCCTCTGTAGCCTGA